TTAACTCCTCAATAATTCCTTCTGTTTCGTTAACGCTGAAGTGACTCTTTTTCATCACAAAATCATACAAATCCTTCAAGTCCTCATATTGTTCAAGATTAAAGTCATCAGACCGCATTACCCCTGTGTTGACAACTTGCAATTGTTTTTTGATTTGATCTAGCATATATGCCATATTTTCATGGCTCTTCACACTTAAATTCACCGAATCATCCTTTCTACAATTAATTTTCCAACTCCCATTGTAGCATGAATTAAACACACTTGCGGAATTTGAACACGGTTCTTCTTCAGTGTTCATCTTTATGATAAAATAACTAAGTATGT
This Pseudalkalibacillus berkeleyi DNA region includes the following protein-coding sequences:
- a CDS encoding DUF1128 domain-containing protein; protein product: MKSHENMAYMLDQIKKQLQVVNTGVMRSDDFNLEQYEDLKDLYDFVMKKSHFSVNETEGIIEELSELRKSK